The Petrotoga sp. 9PWA.NaAc.5.4 nucleotide sequence ATCAAAAAGTGCTTTTGATAACAAATTGCTATCTTTTTGAAGGTCCATTATATTTGGAGTAGCTTCTGCGTTTTTACTATTTCTACCAGAAGAAAAAGGATATTCTTTATAATTATATATATCCTTGTACCTATTAAAAAAACTTAAAGCTTTTTCTTCTTCTTCATTATTTTGGAAATATCTGACAAGTTTTAACCATACATCTTCTCTTTGAGAATCATAAAAGGCTTTTTGATAATAATAAAGGGCGTCTATCTTGTTTTCTATTTTTTCATAGATATTGCCTATTTCTAATAAAATATCTATATATATATTTTTAACATATTCTCTTTTTTCTCTAACCCATTCTTCGTAAGTATTTTCTTCTAATAGGTCTCCTTTGTATAAATCTGCAGCCTTTAAAAGTAAAAATAATCTTCTATTCAAATCTTTTTCTTTCAAACCTTCGTCACTGAGTTTCAAAAATTCTTCTAAATCGATATAAACATCTTTTTTGGAAAAAATACAATAATTCTCTTTGATTCCTAATTCTGAACTTGGAATGCTCAATGTTCTTCTAATGTAATAAAGAGTTGTATTTAAGTTAAGCCTGGCACTCTCATCATCAAATCCAGGCCAAAATAAGTCATATAATTCTAAAAGAGGTACTTTTTTATCTTTGTTGAGAACCAAATATTTAAAAATTTCCACAGCTTTTATCGACTTAAAATTATCAACTTTTTTATCATCTAAATATATTTTAAATTCACCTAAGGTGTATATTTCCAGCACTGGAAAGCACCTCTTTTTTGAAATTTGAAAAGCTCTATTTTAAAGTATTATAATATTATATCTCAAAACTCATGGGAAACGTTAATAGAAAACAAAGGAGTTCTTGAAATAATTTTGTATCCTAAGTTTGCTTCAAAATCAAATTTATCTATTTCAGTTGCTATTCCGGTTTTAAATAAGAAATCATACTGATTTCGAAAGTAAGAAGTTCCCAACCCAAAAAAGATATTGTTAAAATTTTTAATCGCTTCAAACATAAAATCCCCTTCAAATTTGATATTATTATTATCGAAAGAAAAAGGAACAAATAACCCATGAAAATCAAAAGTATCGATACTGGTCATATCTTCTAAAAAAATATAAAAATTATCGTTAAGCACTACGTTTATACCTGCTTTTAAATCTTTAAAGATAACGCCAAACTTAAAACCAACGTTTTCAGGACTAAAGAAATTGCTCAACTCAAAAAATAATAAATTGTTGAAATCTAAAAAAATACGTGGGACAAAAGAGTTATTATAATAAGGTAATATGTTGTAATAAATTCCTACCAAAACTGATGAATTTTCATTATTAGACGGGGTTTCTTCTTTAAATTCTAATTTTTCAACATCGTTGACTTGAATG carries:
- a CDS encoding BTAD domain-containing putative transcriptional regulator, with protein sequence MLEIYTLGEFKIYLDDKKVDNFKSIKAVEIFKYLVLNKDKKVPLLELYDLFWPGFDDESARLNLNTTLYYIRRTLSIPSSELGIKENYCIFSKKDVYIDLEEFLKLSDEGLKEKDLNRRLFLLLKAADLYKGDLLEENTYEEWVREKREYVKNIYIDILLEIGNIYEKIENKIDALYYYQKAFYDSQREDVWLKLVRYFQNNEEEEKALSFFNRYKDIYNYKEYPFSSGRNSKNAEATPNIMDLQKDSNLLSKALFDFVLQLEKLKRDKDYVLLEIELKDVLKDELIKKLENIIRKEDVVTVQDNKLFVLFRGIKNVQDSREIVVKKIVDFLKEENIKFLISNVD